Sequence from the Enhydrobacter sp. genome:
CCGCGGCCCGAGTTGTTGATCCCGGGTCCGCGCACCTTCGATGGGATCGAGAGGCTGGCGACGCTGCTTCATCCGACGGCGGCCAAGCGATGAAGATCTGGCTGCTGATCGGTTGCTGGCTCCTGGCGGCGGTCGTGCTCGCCGCCTGCGCTGGTCACGACTGGGCGACGCCCGCGGACATCTGGCGGGCCATCGCGGGCGACACCTCGATGAGGGGGCGCCTGTTGCTGGAATGGCGGCTGCCGCGCGTGCTGGCGGCGGCATTGGTCGGCGCCTTGCTGGGGTTGGGCGGCGCGGTGTTCCAGGGCGTCTTCCGTAATCCCCTGGCCGAGCCGTACTTGCTGGGATCGGCCGGCGGCGCCGCGCTTGGCGCGACGCTCGCTCTGCTGGTGCCGATGGCGCTGCCGCAGACTGTCCTGCTGCCGGCGCTGGCCTTCGCCGGCGCCTGGGGCGCCACGATGATGGTGATCGGCATCTCGCGCGTCGCCGGCGCGGTCGACGCGGCGGGACTTCTGCTGGCCGGTGTCGCGGTGGCGGCGATCCTAGGGGCGTTGCGCTCGTTCCTGATGCTCGCGCTCTCCGACGAGACGGTCAGCCTGCAGATCGTGCTGAGCTGGGTGCTGGGTGGCGTGCAGACGCCAACGTGGTCGGTGCTTGCCCTGCTGGTCGCGATTGCCCTCGCCTGCATGGGGTTCGCGTTGGCGCTCGCCCACGGACTCGACACGCTCGGACTCGGAGAGACCATGGCGCAGTCCTTCGGCTTGGAGACACGCCGCTTCGTGGCCGTCGCCGTTCTGGTCGGGTCGCTGGTCGTCGCCGCCGCCGTCGCCTTCGGTGGCCTGGTGGCCTTCGTCGGCCTGGCCGCACCCCACATCGCGCGCTGGCTGGTCGGCCCCTTGCACCGCCCGTTGCTGCCGGCGTCGGCGCTGGTCGGCGCCATTGTCGTCACCCTGGCCGATGCGCTGGCGCGTTCCGCTCTGCCGCCGGCCGAGATTCCTCTCGGCCTGGTCACCGCCGTTGCCGGCGGACCATTCTTTATTTTTCTGCTCGCCCGGAGATTGCGCAAATGACCGGGCTTGCGGCGAGCAACCTCACCGTGACGCGCGACGGTGCCACGCTGTTGAGTGGTCTTTCGCTCGCCCTTCCGTCGACCGGCTCCGTGGCACTGATCGGGCCGAACGGTGCCGGAAAGTCGACTCTCCTGAAGATGCTGGCCGGCCTGGAGACGCCGGATAGCGGGACGGTGCGCGTTGGCGGCCGCGAACTCAGTGCCCTGTCCCGGCGCGATCGGGCACGTCGGATCGGCTTCCTGCCGCAGCATTTCGAGCCGCATTGGGATCTATCGGTCCTCGAGTTGGTCGATCTCGCGGCGCAACGGGCCGACGTCCTGCCGCCCGGAGCGTTGGCCGGCGCGATGGCGGCTCATGAACTGGACGACCTGGGCCATCGCCGGTGGTCGACCTTGTCGGGCGGCGAGCGTGCGCGTGTGCTGCTGGCGATGGTGCTGGTCGTCGACCCGCCGATCCTGCTGGCCGACGAGCCGGCGGCCGCGCTCGACATCCGCCATCGGCTCGATGTGATGAAGGCGCTGGCGGAACGCGGCCGCTCCCATCTTTCGGTCGTCGTCGTGCACGACCTCGATCTGGCATTCCGGTTCTTCGAGCGGGTGATCGTCGTCGATCGCGGGCGGATCGTGGCCGACGGACCGGCGCATCGGGCGATCGAGCTGCCGGAGCTCGATGTCGCGTTCGGCGTGCGGTTCGAACGCATCAGCACGGAGGATGGCTGGTCGTTGCGCGCGCGGCGCTGACGCAGGGTGGCCCAGAAAGTTGCGGTTGACATCGATGGCATAGGCTTTGCTGACTTCTGCCCAACATGCATGAACTCCACGGGCTGACCGCCCTCGAACGCCAGGTCGCACGGGAAATCGAGATGACGGCCCATCCGCGCACCGAGTGGATGACGCCGCGGCTCCATCGCGGAAAGACGGCGCTGGACGTCTTGATCGTCGGCGCCGGCCAATCCGGTCTCGTCACGGCATTCGCCCTGATGCGCGACCGCGTGCGCAACATCCTCGTCGTCGACCGCGCTGCCGAGGGCGAGGAGGGGCCGTGGGTGACCTTCGCGCGTATGCCGACCCTGCGCAGCCCGAAGGAGCAGACCGGCCCGGACCTCGGCCTGCCGAGCCTCACCTTCCAGGCGTGGTTCGAGGCGACACGTGGCCCAACCGCCTTCGCCGACCTACATCTGATCGCCAGCGGCGACTGGCAGGACTACCTGCGCTGGTACCGCCGCGTGCTCGGCCTGCCGGTGCGCAATGGAATCGCCGCGACGGCGATCGAGCCGGGATGCCTCGACGATGGCGGGCGCTGTCTTCTTGTCACCCTGTCGACGGGCGAGGTTCTTGCCGCGCGCAAGGTGGTGCTGGCGACCGGCCAGGATGGCACCGGCGAGTGGTGGATGCCCGAGTTCGTTCGGGCGCTTCCGGCAGATCGGCGGGCCCACACTTGCGAGGTCGCGATCGATTTCGATCGGCTGAAGGGCCGCGTCGTCGCGGTACTGGGCGCGGGCGCGTCGGCAATGGACAACGCGGCCGTCGCCCTCGAGCACGGCGCCGCCGAGGTACATCTGTTCAATCGTCGCGCCGAGCCGACGACCGTGCAGCGCTTTCGCTGGCTGACTTTCGCGGGCTTCATGCGGCACATCGGCGAG
This genomic interval carries:
- a CDS encoding iron ABC transporter permease; the protein is MKIWLLIGCWLLAAVVLAACAGHDWATPADIWRAIAGDTSMRGRLLLEWRLPRVLAAALVGALLGLGGAVFQGVFRNPLAEPYLLGSAGGAALGATLALLVPMALPQTVLLPALAFAGAWGATMMVIGISRVAGAVDAAGLLLAGVAVAAILGALRSFLMLALSDETVSLQIVLSWVLGGVQTPTWSVLALLVAIALACMGFALALAHGLDTLGLGETMAQSFGLETRRFVAVAVLVGSLVVAAAVAFGGLVAFVGLAAPHIARWLVGPLHRPLLPASALVGAIVVTLADALARSALPPAEIPLGLVTAVAGGPFFIFLLARRLRK
- a CDS encoding ABC transporter ATP-binding protein, with amino-acid sequence MTGLAASNLTVTRDGATLLSGLSLALPSTGSVALIGPNGAGKSTLLKMLAGLETPDSGTVRVGGRELSALSRRDRARRIGFLPQHFEPHWDLSVLELVDLAAQRADVLPPGALAGAMAAHELDDLGHRRWSTLSGGERARVLLAMVLVVDPPILLADEPAAALDIRHRLDVMKALAERGRSHLSVVVVHDLDLAFRFFERVIVVDRGRIVADGPAHRAIELPELDVAFGVRFERISTEDGWSLRARR
- a CDS encoding NAD(P)/FAD-dependent oxidoreductase, whose translation is MHELHGLTALERQVAREIEMTAHPRTEWMTPRLHRGKTALDVLIVGAGQSGLVTAFALMRDRVRNILVVDRAAEGEEGPWVTFARMPTLRSPKEQTGPDLGLPSLTFQAWFEATRGPTAFADLHLIASGDWQDYLRWYRRVLGLPVRNGIAATAIEPGCLDDGGRCLLVTLSTGEVLAARKVVLATGQDGTGEWWMPEFVRALPADRRAHTCEVAIDFDRLKGRVVAVLGAGASAMDNAAVALEHGAAEVHLFNRRAEPTTVQRFRWLTFAGFMRHIGEMPDEWRWRILGTILRGRENFPADTYRRVVAFPNFHMHVGRPWTDARMDEGRIRIDTPLGPFRADYAICGTGVRQDVKLRPELSLFADRIALWRDRYTPPQGEEDDFLGAFPYLGPDYAFLEKTPGEAPFLADIHVFCIGSTMSFGPSGASINAMTIAVPKLVAGLTRGLFAGDLERHWQSLLAYDVQQVELDPDRLIFPDPSRSRASAVARDGK